Below is a genomic region from Aurantimonas sp. HBX-1.
AACTGCGGCCGGTAGTTGGTGAAGAACGGCGTGTGACGGCCGCCCTCTTCCTTCGTCAGGATGTACGCCTCGGCCTTGAACTTGGTGTGCGGCTTCACCGAACCCGGCTTGCACAGCACCTGGCCGCGCTCGACGCCCTCGCGATCCACACCGCGGATCAGCGCGCCGATGTTGTCGCCTGCCTGGCCCTGGTCCAGAAGCTTGCGGAACATCTCGACGCCCGTCACCGTCGTCTTCTTGGTGTCGCGGATGCCGACGATCTCGACTTCCTCGCCCACCTTGACGATGCCGCGCTCGACACGGCCGGTCACCACCGTGCCGCGGCCCGAGATCGAGAACACGTCCTCGATCGGCATCAGGAACGGCAGGTTGATCGGACGCTCCGGCGTCGGGATATACGCATCCACCTCGGCCATCAGCGCCCGCACCGCGTCCTCGCCGATCGTCTTGTTGGAATCTTCCAGCGCCGCCAGCGCCGAGCCCTTGACGATCGGAATGTCGTCGCCCGGATACTCGTAGCTCGACAGAAGCTCGCGAACCTCGAGCTCGACCAGCTCCAGGAGTTCCTCGTCGTCGACCTGGTCGACCTTGTTGAGGAACACCACGATCGCCGGCACGCCGACCTGACGGGCGAGCAGGATGTGCTCGCGGGTCTGCGGCATCGGGCCGTCGGCCGCCGACACCACCAGGATCGCGCCGTCCATCTGCGCCGCGCCGGTGATCATGTTCTTCACGTAGTCGGCATGGCCCGGGCAGTCGACATGCGCGTAGTGCCGCGCTTCCGTCTCGTACTCGACATGCGCCGTCGAGATCGTGATGCCGCGCG
It encodes:
- the tuf gene encoding elongation factor Tu, which codes for MAKSKFERNKPHVNIGTIGHVDHGKTSLTAAITKYFGEYRAYDQIDAAPEEKARGITISTAHVEYETEARHYAHVDCPGHADYVKNMITGAAQMDGAILVVSAADGPMPQTREHILLARQVGVPAIVVFLNKVDQVDDEELLELVELEVRELLSSYEYPGDDIPIVKGSALAALEDSNKTIGEDAVRALMAEVDAYIPTPERPINLPFLMPIEDVFSISGRGTVVTGRVERGIVKVGEEVEIVGIRDTKKTTVTGVEMFRKLLDQGQAGDNIGALIRGVDREGVERGQVLCKPGSVKPHTKFKAEAYILTKEEGGRHTPFFTNYRPQFYFRTTDVTGVCTLPEGTEMVMPGDNVTMDVVLIVPIAMEERLRFAIREGGRTVGAGIVASIIE